The following coding sequences lie in one Rutidosis leptorrhynchoides isolate AG116_Rl617_1_P2 chromosome 6, CSIRO_AGI_Rlap_v1, whole genome shotgun sequence genomic window:
- the LOC139855584 gene encoding uncharacterized protein At1g76070, which yields MDQPKTSTTKSKNTIMKFLPKATSSVSFQNPPIYSPMKDKRSSDKTHKSNLGIGFSGPLVSMIPADTRRKIKNKSDYAIVYEPTSPRVSCMGQVKCKYQKDKHLRGDNKPPNVVKHSDKVLRITSNVEDDHEETSKTDKKSKKKLGFKQMFSSITTPSGKKRHDVGNNKDIINKAPLYLDKAPSLSMMKRFSSGRGKFSSVDWTKEIEAIDSDIRRNCLDEESDDERVIMPSSAPVIIRNSLGFDDKFIRVAGINKEPKKEINLWKRRTMSQPKPLQID from the coding sequence ATGGATCAGCCAAAGACATCAACGACAAAGTCAAAAAACACAATCATGAAGTTTCTACCAAAAGCAACATCATCGGTTTCGTTTCAAAACCCTCCGATTTACAGTCCGATGAAAGACAAGAGATCGTCGGACAAAACCCATAAATCCAATCTCGGAATTGGATTCTCCGGCCCTTTGGTTTCCATGATTCCGGCTGACACTCGCCGGAAAATCAAGAACAAGTCCGATTATGCAATTGTCTATGAACCCACTTCACCAAGAGTCTCATGCATGGGTCAAGttaaatgcaagtatcaaaaagataaACATTTACGTGGCGACAATAAACCGCCAAACGTTGTTAAACATTCGGATAAAGTTCTACGAATTACATCTAATGTCGAAGATGATCATGAAGAAACGTCGAAAACTGATAAAAAGAGCAagaaaaaattagggtttaagcAAATGTTTAGTAGTATTACTACACCTAGTGGAAAGAAAAGGCATGATGTTGGAAATAATAAAGATATAATTAATAAGGCTCCGTTGTATCTCGATAAAGCTCCCAGCTTGAGTATGATGAAGCGATTTTCAAGCGGCCGAGGAAAGTTTTCGAGTGTTGATTGGACGAAAGAAATTGAAGCGATTGATTCGGATATTCGAAGAAATTGTTTAGATGAAGAAAGTGATGATGAACGTGTTATAATGCCTTCTTCTGCACCCGTGATTATTAGGAATTCATTAGGGTTTGATGATAAATTCATTAGGGTTGCAGGAATTAATAAGGAGCCAAAAAAAGAGATTAATTTATGGAAGAGAAGAACTATGTCTCAACCTAAGCCTCTTCAAATTGATTGA